The following proteins are co-located in the Castanea sativa cultivar Marrone di Chiusa Pesio chromosome 8, ASM4071231v1 genome:
- the LOC142606501 gene encoding uncharacterized protein LOC142606501, whose translation MTENQSSVASGPVVRSEDPAWAYGRAMPDARNNTQCIFCSKMIRGGGITRLKYHLAGIKGDVEACKKVSEDVKWQMKQLLEDLKKKEDDDDDDDHDEGNNDNERGGSKSHSSVSNYNTKGKEKVGERSNIKSFFAPRTIPGSQPSIKSALASKQMVEKARMNFARWWYHANIPFHAARSVYYQEAIDSIVAIGPGFKGPSYHDLRGPLLQKHMGEMNDYLLDVKNDWKVYGCSIMSDGWTNQRNTPIINFLVYCPRGTMFLKSLGVSGLTRDADTLFKLFDKVVQEVGVENIVQFVTDNDSAYKSAGKKLMHKYGSFYWSPCAAHCIDLMLENFSDRRYFPIVQETIQKAKKITKFIYNHGKVLSLMRSDFTNGRDLVRPAITRFATEFLSLQCLSKFKKELRQMFTCDQWVESRYARDVMGKEMGMKNHQWDTCMRQWIKQRRI comes from the exons ATGACTGAAAATCAATCAAGTGTAGCGTCTGGCCCggttgtaagatccgaggatccagcatGGGCTTATGGTCGTGCTATGCCGGATGCAAGGAATAACACCCAGTgtattttttgttctaaaatgaTAAGAGGGGGAGGAATTACTAGGCTCAAGTATCATTTAGCTGGGATTAAGGGTGATGTTGAAGCATGTAAAAAAGTATCTGAAGATGTTAAATGGCAAATGAAACAGTTGCTTGAAGatttaaagaaaa aggaggatgatgatgatgatgatgatcatgATGAAGGTAATAATGATAATGAGAGAGGGGGTTCAAAGAGTCATTCATCAGTTAGTAATTATAACaccaaagggaaagaaaaagttggAGAAAGGTCCAACATTAAATCCTTTTTTGCTCCAAGAACAATTCCTGGCTCTCAACCATCCATAAAATCTGCTTTGGCCTCAAAGCAAATGGTTGAGAAGGCAAGAATGAATTTTGCAAGGTGGTGGTACCATGCTAATATACCTTTCCATGCAGCCCGCTCTGTGTATTATCAAGAAGCTATAGATAGTATAGTAGCTATTGGGCCTGGTTTTAAGGGACCTTCTTATCATGACTTGAGGGGTCCTTTATTACAAAAACATATGGGTGAAATGAATGATTATCTCTTAGATGTGAAAAATGATTGGAAAGTTTATGGATGTTCAATAATGTCAGATGGGTGGACAAATCAAAGGAACACTccaatcattaattttttagtgtatTGTCCAAGAGGTACTATGTTTCTTAAATCCCTTGGTGTGTCAGGCCTAACAAGGGATGCAGATACATTGTTTAAGTTGTTTGATAAAGTTGTTCAAGAAGTTGGGGTTGAGAACATTGTGCAGTTCGTTACAGATAATGATTCTGCTTACAAGTCTGCAGGAAAGAAGTTAATGCATAAATATGGGTCATTCTATTGGTCTCCTTGTGCAGCCCATTGCATTGATTTAATGTTGGAGAATTTTTCAGATAGGAGATACTTTCCTATCGTTCAAGAAACTATTCAAAAAGCTAAAAAGATTACCAAATTCATATAcaaccatggcaaggttttatCTTTGATGAGAAGTGACTTCACTAATGGTAGGGATTTGGTTCGTCCAGCCATCACAAGGTTTGCAACTGAGTTTTTAAGTCTTCAATGCTTGAGTAAGTTCAAGAAAGAACTTAGGCAAATGTTTACTTGTGATCAATGGGTTGAATCTCGATATGCTAGAGATGTCATGGGAAAGGAG ATGGGGATGAAAAACCATCAATGGGATACTTGTATGAGGCAATGGATAAAGCAAAGGAGAATATAA
- the LOC142607535 gene encoding beta-glucosidase 12-like, producing the protein MAFQGYPVLGLLVLLGLLVNVIAVSPKFDVSSLNRTSFPSDFIFGTASSAYQYEGAAHEDGREPSIWDTLTHEHPEKITDRSTGDVANDQYHRYKGDVRIMKKMGLDGYRFSISWSRVLPKGKLSGGVNREGIKYYNKLINKLLDKGIHPFITLFHWDLPQALEDEYSGFLSPHIVDDFQDYAELCFKEFGDRVKHWITLNEPWSYVNGGYVTGQSPPNRCSSCTVGDSGIEPYLVSHYQLLAHASAVKVYKQKYQEVQKGIIGISLNAPWFVPFSNSRADHDATQRAIDFSYGWFVDPLTNGDYPHSMQSLVGNRLPKFTEEQSKLVKGSFDFLGLNYYTTNYAADAPKAENASYTTDMRANVSAERNGILIGPEAASSWLHVYPRGIRDFLLYTKTKYHNPLIFITENGIDEFNNATLSLKEALVDNFRIDYYYRHLQYLHKAIKDGVNVKGYFAWSLLDNFEWNSGYTVRFGINFVDYKNGLKRYPKLSARWFKRFLKP; encoded by the exons atGGCTTTTCAAGGCTATCCAGTCTTGGGCCTTCTAGTTCTTCTTGGCTTATTGGTTAATGTCATTGCCGTTTCACCAAAATTTGACGTTTCTTCACTCAACCGGACTAGTTTTCcaagtgattttatttttgggacagCATCATCGGCTTATCAG TATGAAGGTGCAGCACATGAAGATGGCAGAGAACCAAGCATATGGGACACTCTCACTCATGAACATCCAG AAAAGATAACGGATAGAAGCACTGGAGATGTAGCTAATGATCAATATCATCGCTACAAG GGAGATGTTCGGATTATGAAAAAGATGGGCTTAGATGGATATAGATTCTCAATCTCATGGTCTCGAGTACTGCCAA AAGGAAAACTATCTGGGGGTGTGAATAGGGAAGGAATCAAATACTACAACAAACTAATCAATAAGCTCCTAGACAAAG GTATACATCCCTTTATTACCCTCTTCCATTGGGATCTTCCCCAGGCATTGGAAGATGAGTATAGTGGTTTTCTGAGTCCTCATATTGT GGATGATTTTCAGGATTATGCTGAGCTTTGCTTTAAAGAATTTGGTGATCGTGTCAAGCATTGGATCACACTAAATGAACCATGGAGTTACGTCAATGGTGGTTATGTTACGGGGCAATCACCACCAAATCGATGTTCTAGTTGCACCGTTGGAGATTCCGGAATAGAGCCGTATTTGGTGTCACATTATCAACTTCTCGCTCATGCATCCGCTGTCAAAGTGTACAAGCAAAAGTATCAG GAAGTACAGAAAGGCATTATCGGTATATCCCTAAATGCACCCTGGTTTGTGCCATTCTCTAACTCGAGGGCCGACCATGATGCTACACAAAGAGCCATTGATTTCAGTTATGGATG GTTTGTGGATCCCCTAACCAATGGTGACTATCCACATAGCATGCAATCTCTAGTTGGCAACCGATTACCCAAATTCACAGAAGAGCAATCCAAGCTTGTAAAAGGAtcatttgattttcttgggtTAAACTACTATACTACTAATTATGCAGCTGATGCACCCAAAGCTGAAAACGCAAGCTACACTACAGATATGCGAGCTAATGTTTCTG CTGAGCGTAATGGGATCCTCATCGGTCCAGAG GCGGCTTCATCATGGCTCCATGTCTATCCAAGAGGAATTCGAGACTTTCTATTATACACAAAGACAAAGTACCATAACCCACTAATTTTTATTACTGAGAATG GCATTGATGAGTTCAATAATGCTACATTGTCGCTTAAGGAAGCCCTTGTGGACAACTTTAGAATTGATTATTATTATCGCCATCTTCAGTATCTTCATAAGGCTATCAA ggatgGTGTTAACGTGAAGGGATATTTTGCATGGTCATTATTGGACAACTTTGAATGGAATTCAGGTTACACCGTTCGATTTGGCATCAACTTTGTAGATTACAAAAATGGATTGAAAAGATATCCCAAACTTTCTGCCCGTTGGTTTAAGAGATTCCTCAAGCCATAA